A single window of Archangium gephyra DNA harbors:
- a CDS encoding tetratricopeptide repeat protein has translation MSSNTAFASAREKGLALDEQGLGLAQRGDASGASLAWRQAIVLFSEAGDEEGKASVLHKLGTLHLNGGDIDGALPLLTEAVQLQLRRGDYLGAASSRHNIAHCLARRGDAAQALETWAQLLGVYQKLGAADEVPTVLGAMAETLDAQGDATHALRLWQQALFFHVQRDDAASQARVLWCMGLACSRQGDVSRALEHWMRSSQALERMGDLGSMVKVLSHAADARKQLGDSLGELELMRRMLGLQEQLGDPHAQALTLRSMARLSVDSGDRPHALTLLRRAHELLERLDHPDDHASVLENMANLQFSQHQHALAFGLLERAAGRYGDVRSKARCVKLMGDVLMIRGEPARALEYLAQALELCKQCGDASGRAYVLSHMGTAVAQQGDATRALLFWREALALFERLGDEEGKATMLSHMARLPAREGELAAGAPVEDATDRSFRLYQRAMEVAGQGDPHGALECLRQAEALLDGGDLRARAAVLDRMAILTTQYVDVSRGLELWRQAISLCEQAGDHTYQAAMLHTLSGHVLRQGDSAEGLQLLEQGLALTEKMGDLRAQAAYLHSMARFFDDQGDPARALSLFQQALRMREVLEDAQGKALVLHDMAGTIARQGDVRRAQDLWQQAFELKRKLGDPGDTAATLDSLAWAAFQLGEAERGRALKLEAMRLFAYARHWPGLASLLSSLENDGSQETTGWMAQGLWLSLRLPQVSAAQVLVLTEKLVQALPPGSELAPLLATTALQLVGQLGQLDPWREELAGRARRLVEALGPVPERDPERVLRASLEGLERLVGERGWLFPHHPWPA, from the coding sequence ATGAGCTCCAACACGGCATTCGCCAGCGCCCGCGAGAAGGGCCTGGCGCTCGACGAGCAGGGCCTCGGGCTGGCACAGCGGGGTGACGCCTCCGGCGCGAGCCTCGCCTGGCGGCAGGCGATCGTGCTGTTCAGCGAGGCTGGCGATGAAGAGGGCAAGGCCTCCGTGTTGCACAAGCTGGGCACTCTCCATTTGAACGGGGGAGACATCGACGGAGCCCTCCCGTTGCTGACAGAGGCGGTCCAGCTCCAGCTGCGCCGAGGCGATTACCTCGGCGCGGCGTCGAGCCGCCACAACATCGCCCACTGTCTGGCGCGCCGGGGCGACGCCGCCCAGGCCCTGGAGACGTGGGCACAGCTCCTCGGCGTCTACCAGAAGTTGGGCGCGGCGGACGAAGTGCCCACCGTGCTCGGCGCCATGGCCGAGACCCTCGACGCGCAAGGGGACGCCACCCACGCCCTCAGGCTGTGGCAGCAGGCGCTGTTCTTCCACGTGCAGCGGGACGATGCCGCGAGCCAGGCGCGCGTGCTCTGGTGCATGGGCCTCGCCTGCTCCCGTCAGGGAGACGTCTCCCGCGCCCTGGAGCACTGGATGCGCTCGAGCCAGGCCCTGGAGCGGATGGGCGACCTCGGGAGCATGGTCAAGGTGCTGTCCCACGCGGCCGACGCCCGGAAGCAGTTGGGCGACAGCCTCGGCGAGCTCGAGCTGATGCGGCGGATGCTGGGGCTTCAGGAGCAACTCGGCGATCCCCACGCCCAGGCCCTCACGCTCCGCTCCATGGCGCGGCTGTCGGTCGACTCCGGCGACCGCCCCCACGCCCTGACGCTCCTGCGGCGCGCCCACGAGCTCCTCGAGCGCCTGGATCATCCGGACGACCACGCCTCCGTCCTCGAGAACATGGCCAACCTGCAGTTCTCTCAGCACCAGCACGCCCTGGCCTTCGGGCTCCTGGAGCGGGCCGCCGGGCGCTACGGGGACGTGCGGAGCAAGGCCCGGTGCGTGAAGCTCATGGGGGACGTCCTGATGATTCGGGGCGAGCCGGCCAGGGCCCTGGAGTACCTGGCCCAAGCGCTGGAGCTCTGCAAACAGTGCGGCGACGCCTCGGGCCGGGCCTACGTCCTCTCGCACATGGGGACGGCCGTGGCGCAGCAGGGAGACGCCACCCGCGCGCTCCTGTTCTGGCGGGAGGCGCTCGCGCTCTTCGAGCGGCTGGGCGACGAGGAGGGCAAGGCCACCATGCTCTCGCACATGGCCCGCCTGCCAGCCCGGGAGGGAGAGCTCGCCGCTGGCGCCCCCGTGGAAGACGCCACGGACCGGTCCTTCCGGCTCTACCAGCGGGCCATGGAGGTGGCCGGCCAGGGAGACCCCCACGGCGCCCTCGAGTGCTTGCGGCAGGCCGAGGCGCTCCTCGATGGCGGCGACCTGCGCGCGAGGGCCGCCGTGCTCGACAGGATGGCCATCCTGACCACCCAGTACGTGGACGTCTCGCGAGGCCTCGAGCTGTGGCGGCAGGCGATCTCGCTCTGCGAGCAGGCGGGAGATCACACCTATCAGGCCGCCATGCTCCACACCCTGTCCGGCCACGTGCTGCGGCAGGGCGACTCCGCGGAGGGCTTGCAGTTGCTGGAGCAGGGGCTCGCGCTCACCGAGAAGATGGGGGACCTGCGCGCTCAGGCCGCCTACCTCCACAGCATGGCCCGCTTCTTCGATGACCAGGGGGACCCGGCCCGCGCGCTTTCCCTGTTCCAGCAGGCGCTCCGGATGAGGGAGGTGCTCGAGGACGCGCAGGGCAAGGCCCTCGTCCTCCACGACATGGCGGGCACCATCGCCCGGCAGGGAGACGTCCGCCGCGCCCAGGACCTCTGGCAGCAGGCGTTCGAGCTCAAACGGAAGCTCGGTGACCCTGGAGACACGGCCGCCACCCTCGACAGCCTGGCCTGGGCCGCGTTCCAGCTGGGGGAAGCGGAGCGCGGCCGCGCGCTGAAGCTCGAGGCGATGAGGCTGTTCGCCTACGCGCGCCACTGGCCCGGCCTGGCCTCCCTCCTCTCCAGCCTGGAGAACGACGGCTCCCAGGAGACCACCGGCTGGATGGCGCAGGGGCTCTGGTTGTCCCTCCGCCTCCCGCAGGTGTCCGCCGCGCAGGTGCTGGTCCTCACCGAGAAGCTCGTCCAGGCGCTCCCACCCGGCTCGGAGCTGGCGCCCCTGCTGGCCACGACCGCCCTGCAGCTCGTTGGCCAGCTCGGACAGCTCGACCCCTGGCGGGAGGAGCTCGCCGGGAGGGCCCGGCGGTTGGTCGAGGCGCTCGGCCCGGTACCCGAGCGCGACCCCGAGCGTGTGCTTCGCGCCAGCCTCGAGGGTCTCGAGCGGCTGGTGGGCGAGCGGGGCTGGCTCTTCCCCCATCACCCCTGGCCGGCCTGA
- a CDS encoding DUF1906 domain-containing protein — MGTPANLLLGIVQGAPPGVLGVDSDSPLSFATAKALHDLGYRFCARYLSLGSSQAPGDLSSQEAADILRAGLSLVPVQHVLKAGWSPSGDLGTRHGQAAHDNAVNLGIPPGVNLWCDLEGCAHNTSHQAIIDYCNAWFEAVEDQDAGYIPGLYVGFDAFLSSEELYGALRFQHYWSAPQATLVDSRGYQLLQLLPLNQQLAGVYVDVDVTQQDLKKGSVQWLAPAKAPVV, encoded by the coding sequence ATGGGAACACCGGCCAATTTGTTGCTGGGAATCGTCCAGGGTGCGCCGCCGGGCGTCCTCGGGGTGGACTCCGACTCGCCACTGAGCTTCGCCACGGCCAAGGCGCTGCACGACCTCGGGTACCGCTTCTGTGCCCGGTACCTTTCGCTGGGCTCGTCCCAGGCTCCCGGAGACCTCTCCTCCCAGGAAGCCGCCGACATCCTGCGCGCCGGCCTCTCCCTGGTCCCGGTCCAGCATGTCCTCAAGGCAGGCTGGAGCCCGAGCGGTGATCTGGGGACACGGCATGGGCAGGCGGCGCACGACAACGCGGTGAATCTCGGCATCCCCCCGGGAGTCAACCTCTGGTGCGACCTGGAGGGGTGCGCACACAACACCAGCCACCAGGCCATCATTGATTATTGCAACGCGTGGTTCGAGGCGGTGGAGGACCAGGACGCGGGCTACATTCCGGGGCTCTACGTCGGGTTCGACGCGTTCCTGTCCTCGGAAGAGCTCTACGGGGCGCTGCGGTTCCAGCATTACTGGAGTGCCCCCCAGGCAACGCTGGTGGATTCGCGGGGCTATCAGCTGCTTCAGCTGCTCCCACTGAACCAGCAGCTCGCCGGAGTCTACGTCGACGTGGACGTCACCCAGCAGGACCTCAAGAAGGGCAGCGTGCAGTGGCTGGCGCCCGCGAAGGCTCCAGTCGTTTGA
- a CDS encoding S53 family peptidase codes for MEQSARDLGLPMPEVVAVSVDGVRNTPSRSKDPRSSQGASTGEVELDMEVVGALVPLARQAVYFSDFTEKGWVDSLAAAIHDTENKPSVLSISWGFSEMDSIWTPACMEEVNELLQEAATLGITVCVASGDDGSEAQEQDGYAHVVFPASSPYALAVGGTTLLANGGAITEEKVWNTGSQLQPGGGAGGGGISAYFARPSWQGNAQVPASVNPGHRLGRGVPDVAANADPYTGYLVVSKGERGAVGGTSAAAPLWASLIARLNQQLGRPVGYLNPLLYASLGRVGCNDITVGTNDPTFGRIGGYAAGPGWDACTGWGSPNGQRLLATLRGTSEQGF; via the coding sequence GTGGAGCAGAGCGCGCGCGACCTCGGCCTCCCCATGCCCGAGGTGGTGGCGGTCTCGGTGGACGGCGTGCGCAACACGCCCTCGAGGTCCAAGGACCCCCGCAGCTCGCAGGGCGCCAGTACGGGAGAGGTCGAGCTGGACATGGAGGTGGTGGGGGCGCTGGTGCCCCTGGCCCGGCAGGCGGTCTACTTCTCCGATTTCACGGAGAAGGGTTGGGTGGACAGCCTCGCCGCCGCCATCCACGACACGGAGAACAAGCCCTCCGTCCTGTCGATCAGCTGGGGCTTCAGCGAGATGGATTCCATCTGGACACCCGCCTGCATGGAGGAGGTCAACGAGCTGCTGCAAGAGGCCGCCACGCTGGGCATCACGGTCTGCGTCGCCTCGGGGGATGACGGCTCGGAGGCCCAGGAACAGGACGGCTACGCCCACGTCGTCTTCCCGGCCTCCAGCCCCTACGCGCTGGCCGTGGGCGGAACCACCCTCCTCGCCAACGGTGGCGCCATCACCGAGGAGAAGGTGTGGAACACGGGCTCGCAGCTCCAGCCGGGAGGCGGCGCCGGGGGCGGCGGCATCAGCGCGTACTTCGCGCGGCCGTCCTGGCAGGGCAACGCCCAGGTCCCCGCCTCGGTCAACCCAGGGCACAGGCTCGGACGGGGCGTGCCGGACGTGGCCGCCAATGCCGATCCCTACACGGGCTACCTCGTCGTGAGCAAGGGAGAGCGAGGCGCCGTCGGTGGCACCAGCGCCGCGGCGCCGCTCTGGGCAAGCCTGATCGCCCGGCTCAACCAGCAGCTGGGCAGGCCTGTCGGCTACCTCAATCCGCTGTTGTATGCCTCGCTTGGGAGGGTGGGCTGCAATGACATCACCGTGGGCACCAACGACCCTACCTTCGGCCGCATTGGTGGCTACGCGGCGGGCCCGGGTTGGGACGCCTGCACCGGGTGGGGCAGCCCCAACGGTCAGCGTCTGCTCGCCACCTTGAGGGGCACGTCCGAGCAGGGCTTCTGA
- a CDS encoding RebB family R body protein produces the protein MANPLGVDSRVTDAVTQTNVKVVAESPAAALSVVYQLLSQAVGLSMQNSSNQQQAMQQISTATVTVAVKMILSAAGEGGKSVPGV, from the coding sequence ATGGCGAATCCGCTCGGAGTCGACAGCCGGGTCACCGACGCTGTCACACAGACCAACGTCAAGGTCGTGGCCGAGTCGCCAGCCGCGGCACTGAGCGTTGTCTATCAATTGCTGTCACAGGCCGTGGGCCTGTCCATGCAGAACTCCTCCAACCAACAGCAGGCCATGCAACAGATCAGCACCGCCACGGTCACGGTGGCCGTCAAGATGATCCTCTCGGCCGCGGGGGAGGGCGGCAAGTCGGTTCCAGGAGTATGA
- a CDS encoding RebB family R body protein codes for MSALTTVNPQILDAVTQTNKNVLQGARAAGSGMAYQHVAQSTAIAIQDIVEYLRNVAAVSTATNGVALGMILAGQNTDNATKALAAAQTAMTQAAALFQQVGETSATVLKNFPSS; via the coding sequence ATGTCCGCACTGACGACCGTCAACCCGCAGATCCTGGATGCCGTCACCCAGACCAACAAGAACGTGTTGCAAGGAGCCCGGGCGGCGGGCTCGGGCATGGCCTACCAACACGTCGCCCAATCGACGGCGATCGCCATCCAGGACATCGTCGAGTACCTGCGCAATGTCGCCGCCGTCAGCACCGCCACCAATGGTGTCGCGCTGGGGATGATCCTCGCCGGACAGAACACGGACAACGCCACCAAGGCGCTGGCGGCGGCCCAGACCGCCATGACCCAGGCCGCCGCGCTCTTCCAGCAGGTGGGAGAGACCTCGGCCACCGTCCTCAAGAACTTCCCCTCTTCGTGA
- a CDS encoding RebB family R body protein, which yields MAEQNSVNSQITDAVTQTAVGVVGESPSTALGIVYQLLSQSVGMAMQNLAGHQQSMQQVSTATTTAAVQQILAAGSKAAISPPIVLPPYVIPPYSIPSYPPPPTPTPAASSGPAGGTPTNTGSTTNTGSTAGGSTTNTGSTASGSST from the coding sequence GTGGCAGAGCAGAACAGTGTCAACTCGCAGATCACCGACGCGGTGACCCAGACGGCGGTAGGGGTGGTGGGGGAGTCGCCCTCCACAGCGCTCGGGATCGTCTACCAACTCCTCTCTCAATCCGTGGGCATGGCGATGCAGAACCTGGCCGGCCATCAACAGTCCATGCAGCAGGTCAGCACGGCGACCACCACCGCCGCCGTGCAGCAGATCCTCGCCGCGGGCTCGAAGGCCGCCATCAGTCCGCCCATCGTGCTCCCCCCCTACGTCATCCCCCCGTACTCCATTCCTTCCTACCCTCCGCCTCCCACGCCCACCCCCGCGGCCAGCTCGGGTCCGGCGGGCGGCACCCCGACGAACACCGGCTCCACGACGAACACCGGCTCCACGGCGGGCGGCTCCACGACGAACACCGGCTCCACGGCCTCCGGTTCCTCCACGTAG
- a CDS encoding RebB family R body protein, which produces MATPTAVNDQITDSVTQANVKVLGDSPAMSLSHIYQTMAQSTGLSFQNAAAAQQQMNMSSQAATVQGVNLLYTLDTAEDSVATSKVNMSDLPTALASMLTVTKPPSF; this is translated from the coding sequence ATGGCAACTCCCACCGCAGTCAATGATCAGATCACCGACTCCGTCACCCAGGCCAACGTGAAGGTGCTGGGGGATTCCCCCGCGATGTCGCTCAGCCACATCTACCAGACGATGGCTCAGTCCACGGGCCTGTCGTTCCAGAACGCGGCGGCCGCGCAGCAGCAGATGAACATGTCCAGCCAGGCGGCCACGGTGCAGGGTGTGAACCTCCTCTACACGCTCGACACGGCGGAGGACAGCGTGGCCACGTCCAAGGTGAACATGAGCGATCTGCCCACGGCCCTCGCGTCGATGTTGACCGTGACCAAGCCGCCCTCGTTCTAA
- a CDS encoding RebB family R body protein produces MADETAVNDQITDSVTQPNVEVLGSAPAMSLGHIYQTLAQSTGLSFQNAAAAQQRMATLSQAAIVQGVNLLYTLDTAADSVATSKVNMSDLPTALASLLTVRKVT; encoded by the coding sequence ATGGCAGACGAAACCGCAGTCAATGATCAGATCACCGATTCCGTCACGCAGCCCAATGTGGAGGTGTTGGGATCCGCCCCGGCGATGTCGCTCGGCCACATCTACCAGACGCTGGCCCAGTCCACGGGCCTGTCGTTCCAGAACGCGGCGGCAGCCCAGCAGCGCATGGCCACGCTGAGCCAGGCCGCCATCGTCCAGGGCGTGAACCTCCTCTACACCCTGGACACCGCGGCCGACAGCGTGGCCACCTCGAAGGTGAACATGAGCGACCTGCCCACGGCGCTCGCCTCGCTGCTGACCGTGAGGAAGGTGACCTAG
- a CDS encoding sigma-70 family RNA polymerase sigma factor has translation MTMLRAHAYFLKQDRPLVNAQAWLGRILHNICMDLHRERQRFIESPVEEQSEELDERAAVLDECSAEEILLKHERAREVRACIERLKPHLREPLKMRFLDDMAYPEIADALGLTNSNVRKRVQLAYDELRVWLARFHPSRRT, from the coding sequence ATGACGATGCTTCGCGCCCATGCGTACTTCCTGAAGCAGGACCGCCCACTCGTCAATGCACAGGCCTGGTTGGGACGCATCCTCCACAATATCTGCATGGATCTCCATCGGGAGAGGCAGCGCTTCATCGAGTCTCCCGTGGAGGAGCAATCAGAGGAGCTGGACGAGCGTGCCGCCGTGCTGGACGAGTGCTCCGCCGAGGAAATCCTGCTCAAGCACGAGCGGGCCAGGGAGGTCCGGGCCTGTATCGAGAGGCTGAAGCCCCACCTGCGCGAGCCCCTGAAGATGCGCTTCCTGGACGACATGGCCTATCCAGAGATCGCCGATGCGCTAGGGCTTACGAACAGCAACGTCCGCAAGCGCGTCCAGCTCGCCTACGACGAGCTGCGCGTCTGGCTCGCGCGATTCCACCCATCCCGCCGCACCTGA